ATATAGAAATACTAAAGCAGCTTTAGTAGCAGGATGGTTTTTCACACCAGAATGATTAGTATTAATATAAATAGTCCTATTTAATGGGCCAATTGGTGATTCGCAACTAAAGCCATTTACATTTTTGTCATCACATGAAACAAAGGAAATAATAGGAACATCTAACACGGGGATTCGGTCTTGTTCACCGACCCAATTGCGAAGAACATCTTGATCGAATAGTTTTTTACCTGCTTGGATAAATTTGAATAAGTTCCCAAAGCCAGTATTAGTTGCAATATCATTAAAACCTAGTTGACAAGGTGATGCTAATAAAATAACTGCTTTAACTTTTTCAGGGTATAAGCGTGCTAAAAATAATGACATTAATCCTCCGAATGAATGGCCTATTAGGACAACTGGTTCTCCTGAACTTTCATAAAATTTATTAAAAACATTTTTTAATTTGGGAACTCCATTTCTAGTAGGACCATTATTTCTTTTTGATCCCCAAATATGCGCCGCTATAAAATTATCTTTTAGATGGTTGCGTAATGGCACGACTTTTTTTCCTAAATCTGTTATACCGGGAATAATTAATGTTGGGTTTTGAAGTTTTCGTGTTTTTCTAGGTGCAGGTTTCAGGTCGAAGTGTGTTTTAGTTTTTACTACTAATGGAATCGATGTAGATACCAAAGCGAGAGATAGTGTAATTGCATTTCCAGCAGTTATTTTCCGGTTCCTCAAATTAGATAAATGAGATGTAGGAAGAAAATTTGTAGTCATACGTCGCCCCCTAGAACAAGTATGGTTACAGAAATATAGATCCAACTAATAGCAAATAGGTGGATGGGTGCAATATATAATTCTCTCAGTATGAAAAAGAGCGTATTTCAAGACAATTACTGCGAAATATTGTTTGCATTCCTGATAACCTATTAGAACTATGCCAAATATAAAATTGAAATTACCCGATGGATCCATAAGAGAATCAGAAAGTGGAATTACCGGATATGGCTTCGCAAAAAGTATCAGTAATTCTTTAGCTAAAGCTGCAATAGCAATAAAAGTGGATAACAATATTGTTGATCTAAATGAAGCTATAGAGAATGATGGCGACATCTCAATAATAACTCCTAACAGCGATGATGGTCGTGAAATATTGAGGCATTCAAGCGCGCACATAATGGCTCAAGCAGTATTCGATCTTTTTCCAGGTGCCAAATATGCAATAGGTCCAGCAATAGCAGAAGGTTTCTATTACGATTTCGAATTACCAAATGATCAACGTTTTAGTGATGACGATCTAGTTCGTATCGAAAAACGTATGAGCGAGATTATAAAAGACGATCAGAAATTTGTTCGAGGCGAAACATCAATTGAAGAAGGCCGAAACAAATTTAAAGATCAACCATTTAAAATTGAAATTATAGATAAAGTTAGCGCAGCTTCTGAGTCAATTGAAGAAGATTCAGTAGATTTTGCTGGTGGAGACCAAATTAGCTTTTACGAAAATGTAGACAAAGATGGAAATGTCAAATATGTTGATATGTGTACTGGTCCACACGTTCCATCGACACGTTACATTAAAGCTTTCAAACTAATGCGACTTGCTGGTGCATATTGGCGTGGTGATGAAAAGCGCCCAATGCTGCAACGTATTTATGGTACGACATGGGAAGATAAGCAAGCACTAGAAGCATACCTAATTATGTTAGAAGAAGCAGAAAAACGCGACCACAGAAAAATTGGTGCTGAACAAGATTTATTTTCTTCACCAAGCGAAATTGGTATGGGTTTATTTTTGTGGCATCCAAAAGGCGCAATAATTCGAAAAGAGCTAGAGGATTTTTCTCGAGCTGAACATGTAAAGGCAGGTTATGAATTTGCTTACACGCCTCATATATCTAAAAGTGAATTGTTTGAAAAGTCTGGACATTTAGGTTTCTATAGAGAGAGCATGTATCCTGGGCTTGAATCAGAAGGAACAAGTTATCATTTAAAACCAATGAACTGTCCTATGCACAATTTAATTTTTGAATCTAAATTACGTTCATATCGAGAATTACCTATACGTATTTTTGAACTTGGCACTGTTTATCGCTTTGAAAAATCAGGCCAAATGCATGGTACTGCTAGAGCTAGAGGTTTTACTCAAGATGATAGCCACATTTATTGTACCCAGGAACAAGTTGTTCCAATTTTAAATGAGCTTTTAGATTTTGTTCTATATATGTTGCGTATTTTAGGTTTCGAAAAGTTTGAAGCAGATCTTTCAACTAAACCAGAAAAAGCTATTGGTGGGCAAGCTGACTGGGATATGGCGGAGCAAGCTCTAAAAAATTCATTAGATAAATCTGGCTTAACATACAAAATCGCGGAAGGTGAAGGAGCCTTCTATGGACCAAAGATCGATATACATTTGACTGATGCAATTGGTCGACGTTGGCAAGTTTCTACACTTCAAGTTGATTTTAATCAACCAGAAAGATTTGAACTTGAATATGTTGATTCAAATAATGAAAAAGTTCGACCGATAATGATTCATAGAGCATTGTTTGGTTCTGTTGAGCGTATGTTTGCAATGGTAACAGAACATTATGCTGGAGCCTTTCCAGTTTGGCTTGCGCCAGAGCAAGTAATAGTTGCACCAGTAGCAGATCGTCACGAGGATTACGCACATGAAGTTATAAACTCATTGAAATCTCAAGGTGTACGCGCATATATTGCAAGTGCTGAGTCTGAAACTTTAGGTTCACGAATCCGGAAAGCAAAAACTGACAAGGTTCCATATATTTTGGTAGTTGGCGATGAAGATATTAATAATAATACTGTCGGTGTAAATAAGCGAGGCCATGATAAACCTGAAAGAGATGTGGAACTTGAAGCATTTACAAAAGGTATAGTAGAAAATATTGACTCAAAATCTATCGAGGTATAATATGGCACACATTGATCAATTATGGGCAGGATGGCGTAGTGAATATGTTCAAAGATCTGCACAAGCATCAATACAACGACGATTAGGTCAAGATGTAGCTGAATGTATATTGTGTGAAATTGCTAAAGAGGGTAAAGATCATTATGTGATAGCAAAAACAAAAGAATGTTTTGTTGTCATGAATTTATATCCATATTCGAATGGTCATTTAATGGTAGTTCCATTAGAACACCATCAGAATCTGGAAAACTTTTCTGACCATACAAGAAATGAAGTTATGCGACTAACAAACACTGCTAGTAAAATATTGCGTGAGGTTTATAATCCAGATGGTATAAATATAGGTGCCAATCTAGGTGAAGCAGCAGGTGCTGGTATACCTGGACATATGCATATGCATGTTTTGCCTAGATGGATGGCAGATAGTGGCTTTATTACTACAGTTGCAAATACGCGGGCATTGCCAGAGACTTTAGAATCAAGCTATGAACGAATTTGGAATTTGTGGCCCGAAAACGAAAGAGTGTCAGAATAATGCTAAAGAAAACAATTGCTAGCAGTGTGGAAAAATCTACGTTGGATGAAAGAGCGCATGTAGATGTTTTACCAGATGATCTGGATGTGACAAAACATGTTGGACCCTATCAATTTCCGTCTCCTAGAAAAAGAAAAACAGCCGCAGCATTTATAATTTCAATAGGCCTAATAACTATAGGATTAGGTATTAATTCTGCTAATAATTATTTAATAGGTTCGGGTATTATTTCTGTAATTATTGGATTGCTATTTTTTCTTTTAGGTTGGGAATTAAATGCTAAAGATATAGATGCGTTAGTACTTGCAGCTTCACAAGCACCATTTTCTGTAGGTCATGCAAGTGCTCAACTATGTTTTACCGGATGGGCATCAAAACCTACATGGCGCGTCGTTGTATTTTCTAGCGACGAACCTCCAACTGAAAGAGGTTTAGTGGAAATTAGTGCAGTTACAAAACAAATTACTTCAACATTCTTTGATATGGAAGAACAAGATACAAAAGTCAAAGGCCAAGCTAAGAGATCGAAGTCAACAAATGTTTAACTCTTCCCAATGTGTAAATAACCCTTTTGTGCAATTATTGCAGGGACGGACCTTGTAATGCTTGACCAACATGGCCGTAAATACGCGGAAAAGATAACATCTCCAATAGGAATTTTCTTATACAAATGTGGAATTTCAGCAGATATGCTAACTGTACTAGGTTTATTTGTAGCAATAGCAACAGGAGTTGCAGTAGCAACTGGACACCATGTCCTTGCAGGCTTAGGGGTTCTAGTTGCTGGTATCCCAGATCTGCTCGATGGTTCAATTGCCCGAGCTAGTGGAAAAGTTAATTCAAGAGGCCAATTTCTAGATTCTCTATTCGATCGTATATCTGATGCCGCACTTTTCACTGGAGCCGTATGGTTTTATGCACATGGTGAGAGATCTCAAGCGTTTATGGCTGCACTAAGCGCGATTGCTCTAACAGTTTCATTATTAATCTCCTATGCTCGTGCCCTAGCGGCAGCCATAGGATTCCAAATAAAGGGTGGAATAATGGAGCGAGCAGAGCGCCTTATTGTCTTTGGTGTGAGTATTGTATTTGGATACTTGTGGATTGGAATATGGATAATTGCTGTGTTGGGTTCAATTACGCTTATTCAAAGACATATTAAAGTTTGGAAACTCGCTACACAAGCAAATGGTCTCGCAAGCAAACTTGCTGATCTGCAAGCAAAGTATGATTTATTCACTGAAAAAAGAGCAGAAAATAAGGCTAAACGCCGATCAATTCGTAAGCAGAATCATGAACAACAAGATGGTTCAGATAATTAGATAATTGGTATATAAATGTCTAATAACAAAATGTTGTATTCCTTAAAAATAGGTACAGCTATAACAAAAATTATTCCTCGTAGGATTGTGATGTTATTTACTAAATACCTAGTTTCATTATTTAGCCTTATACCAACAGAAATGTTAAAAAACATAATGAATGTACAGGGAATAATATCTCCAGAATTAAATGCTAGTGAATTGAAATTACGTGCAAGAAAAGTGCTTAATTATTATGCTCAATATTGGGTAGATGTTTTTTGGATAAGTTCTAATCGTAGTTCTAAAGATATTTCTGAAATCATAAATGTCGAAGGAAAAAATTATTATGATAATGCTGTTATAAAAGCATTAAAAAATAATTCTGGGGTAATCCTTGCGCTTGGCCATCTTGGTAATTTTGAACTTGCAGGAGCATGGTTAGGTACAACTGGCACAATCCCATTGGTAGTTGCCGAACGACTTAAACCACCAGAATTATTTAACCTTTTTACTAAATCTCGAGAAGTAGCTGGGATGGAAGTTATAGCACACGATGATAATCCAACAAAAAAACTAATTACAGGTTTGAAATTAGGTCGCACTATTTGTTTAGTCGCTGACAGAGATATTTCAAAAAATGGTCAAATTCATAAGTTTTTTGATAGAGATAAATCTATGCCTCAAGGACCTGCCACATTGTCTTATCTAACTGGAGCAGTAATAGTACCGGTAGCAACATATTTAAATCATGATTTTACTTTAACCATTGTTTTTTATCCAGAATGCGAACTACAAAAAGGTGATAATAAAAAGGAGATAATATATAACACTTCGAAAAAACTTTTCGAAGATTTTGAAGAAATGATTTTGCGGGACCCTAGTCAATATCATGTGTTACAAAATGAGTGGGAATAATATGGACATAGACGACATTGTTCCATCCTTTCTAAAAAAAGACAAGAAAGAAAATATTGATCTTTCAAAATTTCCCCTTAGAGTTGCCATAATATGTCCCTACTCAATGTCGATACCAGGCGGTGTACAAAATCAAGTTATTTTGCAAATGGAATTTCTACGCAAGGCTGGCATAGATGCAAGAATAATCGCTCCTTGTGATGGAGTTCCACCGAACCAATATATAATACCAGTTGGAACAACAAGAGCAATACGTGGTAACGGATCATTGGCACCAATTGCAGATGGTATTGATGTTACGTCTATGACTTTAGGTGCTATATATAATTTTACGCCAGATGTATTGCATCTTCATGAACCCATGATCCCGGGTCCAACAATCGCTGCAATGCTAGGAGCAGATTTACCAATGGTTGCTACATTTCATGCGGCTGGCGAAGGTTCACAAGCGTTAAGATATTTTCAAGCACCAGCCAGAGGCGCAATTTCGAGAGTGCAAATAAAAGTTTGTGTGTCATCTGAAGCCAAAGCATTGGCGGAAAAATTTATGCCCGGCGATTATGAAGTAATAGCTAATGCAATAAATATAAATGAATACAAAAATATTGTAAAGTGGCCCCACATTAAACCAATAGTAATGTTTGTCGGTAGACACGAAGACCGCAAAGGTTTAAGATTTCTCATTGATGCATGGTTAGACTCTGAAATTACACAAAATAACTTCGATCTGTGGGTAGCTGGCTCTGGTGAAGAAACAGCATCATTAATTTCTAAGACTACACATTGTAAATCAATACATTTTGTTGGTCGAGTAGATGATAAAGAGTTAAAAAGGAGATTGGCATCAGCAGAAATCCTCATAGCTCCTGCAACTGGTGGAGAAAGTTTTGGGATAATACTTCTAGAAGCAATGGTATCTGATTGTGCGATAATAGCGTCAGATATTCCTGGATATGCTGGGGTAGTTAGAAATAATTTAGAAGCTATATTAGTAGAACCAGGTAATGTAGATTTATTGCGCAAGTCCTTGGAAGAACTTATCTTGAATAAGCCTAAGCGAGATGAATTAAAAGAAAATGCCAAAAAAAGAGTCAAGGAATTTTCTATCGAAAAAATTGTTGAAAACTATAGGGATGTTTATGAATCTGCGATAGAACTGCATAGGAGTCTGGTGTAGTAAACTTAAAAATGTATCAATTTGAAAGGAATATAGATGACCGTAGCTTTAGTAATAATTGGGGTAGTTCTACTACTCGTACTAATTTTTGTTGGGCTATATAATAGCCTCGTTACTTCACGAAATAGAGTAGATAATGCATGGTCACAAATTGACGTTCAATTAAAGAGACGTCATGACTTGATACCTAATTTGGTTGAAACGGTCAAAGGTTATGCAACACACGAGAAGTCAACATTTGAAGATGTAGTAAACGCACGTAATGCGGCAATGCAAACAGGTGGAAGTGTTGCACAAACTGCAGCTAACGAAAATATGCTTACCAGTGCATTGAAATCTCTTTTTGCTTTATCGGAATCATATCCAGATCTAAAAGCAAATCAAAACTTTCTAGCTTTACAAGAAGAATTGACTTCGACTGAAGACCGAATTTCATATTCACGTCAATTTTATAATGATCAAGTACGTTCTCTCAACACAAAGATTCAAAGTATACCAACAAATATTGTTGCTGGTATTGGTGGATTTACACTTAGGGAATATTTTGAAATCGATGAAGCTGATAAGCAAAATGTCGAAGTTAAATTTGATTCATAAACTAAAATTGCAGTATTCAACTCATAACTTATAAACCGAAATATATATGTACGAACAAATTAGAAAAAATAAACAAAAAACTTTTTTAGTTTTATTTACCTTCATATTGCTAGTAGCTGCTGTGGGTTTAGCCTTTAACTATTTATTAGGTTATGGAGTTGCTGGCGTAATAATTGCGATTATTGTAGCAATTTTTATGTCATTTTTTTCTTATTTTTATTCAGACAAAGTTGCCTTAATGGCAGCTAATGCTAAACCAGCCGACAAGGATGAATATAGAAGATTTCATAATCTAGTAGAAGGGCTTTGTATAGCTTCTGGTTTGCCAAAACCAAAACTTTATATTGTAGAGGATCCGTCCCCAAATGCTTTCGCGACTGGTCGTAATCCTAAACATTGTGCAATTGCAGTAACAACTGGTTTGCTAGATATGATGAACCGTGTAGAACTCGAAGGTGTCATCGCGCACGAACTCTCACATATTAAAAATTACGATATTTTAATTTCAACAATTGCGGTCACTGCCGTTGGTGCAATTGTTGTATTATCTCAAATCGGTATGAGAATGTCATTTTTTGGTGGTGGAAAATCTAAAAGAGATTCGAACTCAAACAACAGCCCATTTGGTGCTGTACTATTGATACTGCCATTATTATTGTTGATACTCGCTCCGTTTGCAGCAAGGCTTTTGCAGTTTTCTATATCTCGAAATAGAGAATGCTTGGCTGATGCTTCTGCAGTATCGTTAACTAGATACCCGCCTGGTCTAATATCAGCATTAGAAAAATTAAAATCTGATACTTCAGAAGTTAAAAAAGGATTAAGTGTTACTTCTTCAATGTGGATAGAACAACCCATGGACGAAGGTGAAAAAACTGAGAAACCAAGTTGGTTTGCCCGTGCTTTCGCTACACATCCGCCACTTGATGAGCGAATTGCAAGATTAAAAGAAATGTAAATGGAATTTATTCTAAGGAGATAAATGTTCGACGAAAAAAAATCAATCTTTGCAACGAAAGCAATGAAAATCTCTATGGGAGTTATTCCAGTCGTTCTTATTGCTGGGTATTTTGGATTTAATGCATTAAGCAGTGATAATAAAAAAACAAATAAAAAAGTTAGTGCAACTACAACTACTACTATAAAAAAACAAGATGTAAAAGCTCCACTGACAGGGCTGGTTGATGAAACTGGGCTATCACTTACGCGCCCAGCATTAGCGGTAAAAATAGGCAATAATACTGAAGCCCGACCTCAAGCTGGTATCACTCAAGCTGACATAGTCTATGAAGAAATAGTTGAAGGTCAAGTTACCCGTTACATGGGGATTTTCAATTCACAAGTACCAGCGCGTATAGGGCCAGTAAGAAGCGTTAGGGGTATGGACCCAAATATTTCACTAAACTGGGGTGGAATATTTGCATATAGTGGCGGAACGCCAGCTAATGAGTCAAAGATAAAAGATACTAAAGGCGTACTTTCTCTTAATGAAACTTCATCTCGTGATGCAATGAAAAGAGATCCATCACGTGGCGCGCCAAATAATCTTTATGTCCAAACAGCAACGATGTTTACAAAAGGTGGAAAGCCAGTACCTCCTAAACCACAATTTACTTATTCAAAAAAAGTACCAATCACTGATGAAATATCAACAAAATTTGAAATTGGATTCGGAGCAGGTTTTGCATGCACCTGGGTATATGATTCAACAACTAATAAATATTTACGATTTTATGGGACGAAACCAGTAGTTGATGACGAAGGAACACAAGTTAGCGTGTCAAATGTAGTCGTACAAACAATTGTCTATCCTTCTGAGTCAGAAGGATTAACTACCGGTACAGGTAAAGTACAAATATTTCGGGATGGTAAAGTAATCACCGGAACATGGGAGCGTCCGAGTAGTGCAAATCCAGCTGAATTTAAAGATTCAAATGGAAAAGTTATAGCTTTGACACCAGGACAAACTTGGGTTGAACTTGCAAGTGTAAAAACGCCTGTAACATTAAAATAATTAGGAGAAAATAATGGATCAATCTTCAAGAATGCGTCTAAAGACAGGATTAGCTGACATGTTATGTGGCGGTGTAATAATGGATGTTGTAAATGCTGAACAAGCAATCATTGCTGAACAAGCAGGTGC
The sequence above is a segment of the Acidimicrobiia bacterium genome. Coding sequences within it:
- a CDS encoding alpha/beta fold hydrolase — its product is MTTNFLPTSHLSNLRNRKITAGNAITLSLALVSTSIPLVVKTKTHFDLKPAPRKTRKLQNPTLIIPGITDLGKKVVPLRNHLKDNFIAAHIWGSKRNNGPTRNGVPKLKNVFNKFYESSGEPVVLIGHSFGGLMSLFLARLYPEKVKAVILLASPCQLGFNDIATNTGFGNLFKFIQAGKKLFDQDVLRNWVGEQDRIPVLDVPIISFVSCDDKNVNGFSCESPIGPLNRTIYINTNHSGVKNHPATKAALVFLY
- the thrS gene encoding threonine--tRNA ligase, with product MPNIKLKLPDGSIRESESGITGYGFAKSISNSLAKAAIAIKVDNNIVDLNEAIENDGDISIITPNSDDGREILRHSSAHIMAQAVFDLFPGAKYAIGPAIAEGFYYDFELPNDQRFSDDDLVRIEKRMSEIIKDDQKFVRGETSIEEGRNKFKDQPFKIEIIDKVSAASESIEEDSVDFAGGDQISFYENVDKDGNVKYVDMCTGPHVPSTRYIKAFKLMRLAGAYWRGDEKRPMLQRIYGTTWEDKQALEAYLIMLEEAEKRDHRKIGAEQDLFSSPSEIGMGLFLWHPKGAIIRKELEDFSRAEHVKAGYEFAYTPHISKSELFEKSGHLGFYRESMYPGLESEGTSYHLKPMNCPMHNLIFESKLRSYRELPIRIFELGTVYRFEKSGQMHGTARARGFTQDDSHIYCTQEQVVPILNELLDFVLYMLRILGFEKFEADLSTKPEKAIGGQADWDMAEQALKNSLDKSGLTYKIAEGEGAFYGPKIDIHLTDAIGRRWQVSTLQVDFNQPERFELEYVDSNNEKVRPIMIHRALFGSVERMFAMVTEHYAGAFPVWLAPEQVIVAPVADRHEDYAHEVINSLKSQGVRAYIASAESETLGSRIRKAKTDKVPYILVVGDEDINNNTVGVNKRGHDKPERDVELEAFTKGIVENIDSKSIEV
- a CDS encoding HIT domain-containing protein, giving the protein MAHIDQLWAGWRSEYVQRSAQASIQRRLGQDVAECILCEIAKEGKDHYVIAKTKECFVVMNLYPYSNGHLMVVPLEHHQNLENFSDHTRNEVMRLTNTASKILREVYNPDGINIGANLGEAAGAGIPGHMHMHVLPRWMADSGFITTVANTRALPETLESSYERIWNLWPENERVSE
- a CDS encoding CDP-alcohol phosphatidyltransferase family protein, with protein sequence MLDQHGRKYAEKITSPIGIFLYKCGISADMLTVLGLFVAIATGVAVATGHHVLAGLGVLVAGIPDLLDGSIARASGKVNSRGQFLDSLFDRISDAALFTGAVWFYAHGERSQAFMAALSAIALTVSLLISYARALAAAIGFQIKGGIMERAERLIVFGVSIVFGYLWIGIWIIAVLGSITLIQRHIKVWKLATQANGLASKLADLQAKYDLFTEKRAENKAKRRSIRKQNHEQQDGSDN
- a CDS encoding glycosyltransferase family 4 protein, translated to MDIDDIVPSFLKKDKKENIDLSKFPLRVAIICPYSMSIPGGVQNQVILQMEFLRKAGIDARIIAPCDGVPPNQYIIPVGTTRAIRGNGSLAPIADGIDVTSMTLGAIYNFTPDVLHLHEPMIPGPTIAAMLGADLPMVATFHAAGEGSQALRYFQAPARGAISRVQIKVCVSSEAKALAEKFMPGDYEVIANAININEYKNIVKWPHIKPIVMFVGRHEDRKGLRFLIDAWLDSEITQNNFDLWVAGSGEETASLISKTTHCKSIHFVGRVDDKELKRRLASAEILIAPATGGESFGIILLEAMVSDCAIIASDIPGYAGVVRNNLEAILVEPGNVDLLRKSLEELILNKPKRDELKENAKKRVKEFSIEKIVENYRDVYESAIELHRSLV
- a CDS encoding LemA family protein, yielding MTVALVIIGVVLLLVLIFVGLYNSLVTSRNRVDNAWSQIDVQLKRRHDLIPNLVETVKGYATHEKSTFEDVVNARNAAMQTGGSVAQTAANENMLTSALKSLFALSESYPDLKANQNFLALQEELTSTEDRISYSRQFYNDQVRSLNTKIQSIPTNIVAGIGGFTLREYFEIDEADKQNVEVKFDS
- the htpX gene encoding zinc metalloprotease HtpX; protein product: MYEQIRKNKQKTFLVLFTFILLVAAVGLAFNYLLGYGVAGVIIAIIVAIFMSFFSYFYSDKVALMAANAKPADKDEYRRFHNLVEGLCIASGLPKPKLYIVEDPSPNAFATGRNPKHCAIAVTTGLLDMMNRVELEGVIAHELSHIKNYDILISTIAVTAVGAIVVLSQIGMRMSFFGGGKSKRDSNSNNSPFGAVLLILPLLLLILAPFAARLLQFSISRNRECLADASAVSLTRYPPGLISALEKLKSDTSEVKKGLSVTSSMWIEQPMDEGEKTEKPSWFARAFATHPPLDERIARLKEM
- a CDS encoding DUF3048 domain-containing protein is translated as MFDEKKSIFATKAMKISMGVIPVVLIAGYFGFNALSSDNKKTNKKVSATTTTTIKKQDVKAPLTGLVDETGLSLTRPALAVKIGNNTEARPQAGITQADIVYEEIVEGQVTRYMGIFNSQVPARIGPVRSVRGMDPNISLNWGGIFAYSGGTPANESKIKDTKGVLSLNETSSRDAMKRDPSRGAPNNLYVQTATMFTKGGKPVPPKPQFTYSKKVPITDEISTKFEIGFGAGFACTWVYDSTTNKYLRFYGTKPVVDDEGTQVSVSNVVVQTIVYPSESEGLTTGTGKVQIFRDGKVITGTWERPSSANPAEFKDSNGKVIALTPGQTWVELASVKTPVTLK